One region of Cydia fagiglandana chromosome 17, ilCydFagi1.1, whole genome shotgun sequence genomic DNA includes:
- the LOC134672929 gene encoding small ribosomal subunit protein RACK1 codes for MTETLKHRGNLVGHNGWVTQIATNPKYPDMILSSSRDKTLIVWKLTRDETNYGLPQKRLYGHSHFISDVVLSSDGNYALSGSWDKTLRLWDLAAGKTTRRFEDHTKDVLSVAFSVDNRQIVSGSRDKTIKLWNTLAECKYTIQDDGHSDWVSCVRFSPNHANPIIVSAGWDRTVKVWHLTNCKLKINHLGHSGYLNTVTVSPDGSLCASGGKDMKAMLWDLNDGKHLHTLDHNDIITALCFSPNRYWLCAAYGPSIKIWDLESKEMVEELRPDVINPTKADPPQCLSLAWSTDGQTLFAGYSDNIIRVWQVSVSAR; via the exons atgactGAAACATTGAAGCATAGAGGCAACCTCGTTGGCCACAATGGGTGGGTTACGCAAATTGCGACGAACCCTAAATACCCTGATATGATCCTGTCTTCTTCTCGAG ACAAGACCCTCATCGTATGGAAGCTGACCAGAGACGAGACCAACTACGGTCTGCCACAGAAGCGCCTGTATGGTCACTCCCACTTCATCTCTGACGTCGTGCTCTCGAGCGACGGCAACTACGCCCTGTCCGGATCTTGGGACAAGACCCTCCGCCTGTGGGATCTTGCTGCCGGCAAGACCACCCGTCGTTTCGAAGACCATACTAAG GATGTCCTCTCAGTGGCATTCTCCGTTGACAACAGACAGATTGTCTCTGGCTCCCGAGACAAGACCATCAAGCTGTGGAACACCCTCGCCGAGTGCAAGTACACAATTCAGGATGATGGCCACAGCGACTGGGTTTCGTGCGTGCGTTTCTCCCCGAACCATGCTAACCCCATCATTGTGTCTGCTGGATGGGACCGCACTGTTAAG GTCTGGCACCTTACCAACTGCAAGCTCAAGATCAACCATCTCGGCCACTCTGGCTACCTGAACACAGTGACCGTCTCCCCTGATGGTTCCCTCTGCGCCTCCGGTGGCAAGGACATGAAGGCCATGCTTTGGGACCTGAATGATGGCAAGCACTTGCACACCCTGGACCACAATGACATCATCACAGCCCTCTGCTTCTCGCCCAACAGATACTGGCTCTGCGCTGCTTATGGACCTTCCATCAAGATCTGG gaTCTGGAAAGCAAGGAGATGGTTGAGGAACTCCGCCCTGATGTGATCAACCCCACCAAGGCCGACCCGCCCCAGTGCCTCTCCCTCGCGTGGTCCACCGACGGTCAAACCCTCTTTGCTGGATACTCTGACAACATCATCCGAGTATGGCAGGTGTCAGTCTCCGCCCGATAA
- the LOC134672928 gene encoding diphosphomevalonate decarboxylase: MSNIKTVIAPVNIAVIKYWGKRDEELILPLNDSVSATLDTSVMCAKTSVFTGPQLTSDEIWLNGKKESFTNKRLVNCLEGIKAIAAKEKSVDEEFLKWKVHVCSVNNFPTAAGLASSAAGYACLVTALAKLYNVKSDVSCVARLGSGSACRSVYGGFVQWHAGTDPTGKDSIATQIAEASHWPEMRALILVVGDSAKKTSSTKGMKITAETSELLKHRIDYCVPQRTTNIIQAIKEKNFPKFAEITMKDSNQFHAVCLDSYPPFVYMTEVSHKIVEVIHKYNEVCGEVKVAYTFDAGPNACLYLLEEEVPKIISLVKYVFPSSSPDNFVTGLNSKQHELSQDFLNKFGLEPESVDLLKYIIHTKVGEGPAEVTDGSHLLDQNGLTL; encoded by the coding sequence ATGAGTAATATAAAAACTGTTATTGCTCCCGTAAATATCGCAGTGATTAAATATTGGGGAAAACGCGACGAGGAATTGATATTACCGTTAAATGATTCCGTTAGTGCTACTTTGGACACAAGTGTTATGTGTGCCAAAACATCTGTGTTTACCGGCCCACAACTTACCAGCGACGAGATATGGCTCAACGGCAAGAAGGAATCTTTTACAAATAAGCGGCTAGTAAATTGCCTCGAAGGAATAAAAGCTATAGCTGCTAAGGAGAAAAGTGTGGACGAAGAATTCCTAAAATGGAAAGTTCATGTGTGCTCTGTCAACAATTTCCCGACGGCGGCCGGCCTCGCATCCTCTGCAGCTGGGTATGCGTGCCTAGTAACTGCATTAGCGAAACTTTATAATGTGAAATCGGATGTTAGCTGCGTCGCAAGGTTGGGTTCTGGCAGTGCTTGTAGAAGTGTTTATGGTGGTTTTGTTCAGTGGCATGCAGGAACGGATCCCACTGGCAAAGATTCCATCGCAACTCAAATTGCAGAAGCCTCTCACTGGCCTGAAATGAGAGCTCTTATACTAGTGGTTGGTGACAGTGCAAAGAAAACTAGTTCAACAAAGGGCATGAAGATAACGGCTGAAACCTCTGAACTTCTCAAACACCGGATTGACTATTGTGTGCCACAGAGAACCACCAATATTATTCAGGCTATAAAGGAaaagaactttccaaagtttgCTGAAATAACTATGAAAGACAGTAACCAATTTCATGCGGTCTGTCTGGACTCTTACCCACCTTTTGTATACATGACGGAAGTGTCCCACAAGATAGTTGAAGTGATTCACAAATATAATGAGGTCTGTGGTGAAGTGAAAGTTGCTTATACTTTTGATGCAGGCCCAAATGCTTGTTTGTACCTCTTAGAGGAAGAAGTGCCAAAAATAATTTCTCTTGTAAAATATGTTTTCCCTTCTTCATCACCAGATAATTTTGTAACTGGTCTCAATTCTAAACAGCATGAGCTAAGTCAAGATTTTCTGAATAAGTTTGGATTGGAACCAGAATCTGTGGATTTGttgaaatatattattcatACTAAAGTAGGAGAGGGGCCAGCAGAAGTCACTGATGGCTCACATTTGTTAGATCAAAATGGTCTTACTCTCTAA
- the LOC134672930 gene encoding speckle-type POZ protein B-like isoform X1, producing the protein MNTSASSSTSKANKKNTVEIMDEDTMDITQEDADVVCWRNRTCQTRNARWLSLDKIYEKLHRPNFYEVGNTYINDVLEYTFTVKVENVGTIFLLHLFVGNTHEGSFKIKVNEGNDLKLDRKNGKAFLSSISKEHRFDNSPEGSANYVTTYSFSEQDVDLLKDKRLYIAMSYLEGKGINQEIIDDVKASHDFGALLSESIGCDFTIKSLDGETFKVHKAMLVAHSEVFKAMLKEDTAESQNNFVTLDVMKEDLQCILEFIYTGTVSDLENSNWFNLLMYADKYDLKGLRELSEHALAQQLTVDNVLEVLIVADMSNSEDLKTAALKFIKKNPSALQTSTFKEIKNVSLMGELCKACAFAMT; encoded by the exons ATGAATACATCAGCTAGTTCCTCTACTTCCAAGGCAAATAAGAAAAACACGGTCGAAATTATGGACGAAGATACCATGGATATTACG CAGGAGGATGCCGATGTTGTTTGCTGGCGTAACCGAACCTGTCAAACCCGGAATGCGAGATGGCTCTCCCTTGACAAAATCTACGAAAAATTGCACCGTCCAAACTTTTACGAGGTCGGTAATACATATATCAATGACGTGCTTGAATACACGTTCACGGTAAAAGTGGAAAATGTCGGCACAATATTCCTACTGCATTTATTTGTTGGTAATACCCATGAAGGGTCATTCAAAATCAAAGTTAATGAAGGCAATGACTTGAAACTGGACCGAAAGAATGGCAAGGCATTTCTTTCATCAATCTCCAAAGAACACAGGTTTGACAATTCACCAGAAGGATCCGCGAACTATGTAACCACTTACAGTTTCTCAGAGCAAGATGTTGATTTGCTTAAAGATAAGAGATTGTACATTGCAATGTCTTACTTAGAAGGGAAAGGGATCAATCAAGAAATAATTGATGATGTGAAAGCTAGTCACGATTTTGGAGCACTACTCTCAGAATCAATTGGCTgtgattttacaataaaatcatTGGATGGAGAAACATTTAAAGTTCACAAAGCAATGTTAGTTGCTCATAGTGAAGTATTCAAAGCTATGCTGAAAGAAGATACAGCCGAAAGTCAGAACAACTTTGTAACTTTAGATGTAATGAAGGAGGACCTGCAATGCATCTTAGAATTCATCTACACAGGCACTGTGTCAGATTTGGAGAATAGCAATTGGTTTAATTTGCTGATGTACGCAGACAAATATGATCTTAAAGGTCTGCGAGAATTATCTGAGCATGCTTTAGCTCAACAACTGACTGTAGATAATGTCTTAGAAGTACTCATTGTTGCGGATATGTCTAACTCTGAAGATTTAAAAACTGCAGCACTAAAGTTTATTAAGAAGAATCCATCTGCACTTCAAACTAGCACTTTCAAAGAGATTAAAAATGTTAGTTTGATGGGGGAGCTCTGTAAGGCGTGTGCCTTTGCAATGACCTGA
- the LOC134672930 gene encoding speckle-type POZ protein B-like isoform X2, protein MNTSASSSTSKANKKNTVEIMDEDTMDITEDADVVCWRNRTCQTRNARWLSLDKIYEKLHRPNFYEVGNTYINDVLEYTFTVKVENVGTIFLLHLFVGNTHEGSFKIKVNEGNDLKLDRKNGKAFLSSISKEHRFDNSPEGSANYVTTYSFSEQDVDLLKDKRLYIAMSYLEGKGINQEIIDDVKASHDFGALLSESIGCDFTIKSLDGETFKVHKAMLVAHSEVFKAMLKEDTAESQNNFVTLDVMKEDLQCILEFIYTGTVSDLENSNWFNLLMYADKYDLKGLRELSEHALAQQLTVDNVLEVLIVADMSNSEDLKTAALKFIKKNPSALQTSTFKEIKNVSLMGELCKACAFAMT, encoded by the exons ATGAATACATCAGCTAGTTCCTCTACTTCCAAGGCAAATAAGAAAAACACGGTCGAAATTATGGACGAAGATACCATGGATATTACG GAGGATGCCGATGTTGTTTGCTGGCGTAACCGAACCTGTCAAACCCGGAATGCGAGATGGCTCTCCCTTGACAAAATCTACGAAAAATTGCACCGTCCAAACTTTTACGAGGTCGGTAATACATATATCAATGACGTGCTTGAATACACGTTCACGGTAAAAGTGGAAAATGTCGGCACAATATTCCTACTGCATTTATTTGTTGGTAATACCCATGAAGGGTCATTCAAAATCAAAGTTAATGAAGGCAATGACTTGAAACTGGACCGAAAGAATGGCAAGGCATTTCTTTCATCAATCTCCAAAGAACACAGGTTTGACAATTCACCAGAAGGATCCGCGAACTATGTAACCACTTACAGTTTCTCAGAGCAAGATGTTGATTTGCTTAAAGATAAGAGATTGTACATTGCAATGTCTTACTTAGAAGGGAAAGGGATCAATCAAGAAATAATTGATGATGTGAAAGCTAGTCACGATTTTGGAGCACTACTCTCAGAATCAATTGGCTgtgattttacaataaaatcatTGGATGGAGAAACATTTAAAGTTCACAAAGCAATGTTAGTTGCTCATAGTGAAGTATTCAAAGCTATGCTGAAAGAAGATACAGCCGAAAGTCAGAACAACTTTGTAACTTTAGATGTAATGAAGGAGGACCTGCAATGCATCTTAGAATTCATCTACACAGGCACTGTGTCAGATTTGGAGAATAGCAATTGGTTTAATTTGCTGATGTACGCAGACAAATATGATCTTAAAGGTCTGCGAGAATTATCTGAGCATGCTTTAGCTCAACAACTGACTGTAGATAATGTCTTAGAAGTACTCATTGTTGCGGATATGTCTAACTCTGAAGATTTAAAAACTGCAGCACTAAAGTTTATTAAGAAGAATCCATCTGCACTTCAAACTAGCACTTTCAAAGAGATTAAAAATGTTAGTTTGATGGGGGAGCTCTGTAAGGCGTGTGCCTTTGCAATGACCTGA